The Gadus macrocephalus chromosome 13, ASM3116895v1 genome includes a window with the following:
- the LOC132471304 gene encoding immunoglobulin-like and fibronectin type III domain-containing protein 1 isoform X4: MMKKSKIADQTAAGQGVDVSDDAQPCERGIKKKSKVPGVMITQFQEELPEDATTPDFTRKPIALTIQEGKLAVFKAKVIGNPTPKVSWGRANGEIVFHPETCQQKFDEVSGEHTLEFNKVDPDDADTYKCFATNDYGRAVCTVLLNVIEVGFRKKKEQKVEEPSELRKQLKKRKPDGTREEKPMDNEEKVWEILLSADKKDYESICIEYGITNFRGMLTRLNEMRKEKEAEVAQFVSHISTLKHIDVKDNDCATIEIDMDLKDPNSKVFLYKDGIMVPFTTELGEELKHSLKRIGKKYVFSIKKLGSEDAGLYSVDVGGVNVFSTEFKVPDVSFAVKIQEVKAVERENAQFQCVLTAPMNEIKWFGKSAPLEDGEKFQILVSEDKLIHKLIVRDVMPLDGGIYAAVAGIKSCNTFLIVEADKDPAGKGKKGARKDTVAGGGNDEELMKIAKDQQAKYEKEMAEKLVAAKKAKEEWEAQQVVDKVQAKADAEARAAAAKARGGAGGAGGDGAVDATGGGGTGVGGGAGGGAGGGAGGGAGGAGGGGAGGAGAGGGDGKGGDGGDEDGDEEGAEGEGGKRKKRVRDAPLIPETVVGDEAPGAGDGSPGGGKPPRKGKQSAGGSQDPLIPETVVDPGVHFHAGLSDVKAIIGEPAEIECKVSSEECEGFWYKDGEEITSNEDLTISKDGSFHRLKISKVTEETSGTYRFEADGRKTEAVISVEDPPRFSAEDIEAFKAPVTVKKGQKATFKVPHLGREPVKIQWYLDGEELSDQSNIRIDNSEGECRLNLIKLQRKDSGEVKIKLKNEFGSIEAYSELVVLDRPTPPMGPLEIVEASSSAVEVKWRAPKDAGGCKIDNYIVERQQVGRNTWKKLGPIGPEAQYRDIDVEHGRRYCYRFRVETEMGVSEVMESEDVQAGTKAYPGPPSAPKVVSAFKDCINLTWVAPGNTGGTSILGYNVEKRKKGSNLWGAVNPPDQLVKGKSFGVKEVNEGLEYEFRVAAVNDSGAGEFGNPSEFVFARDPKKPPGKVIDMKVTDSSYTTLCLSWTNPKDLPGEQDEAKAFWVEMRPAECPEWERCNMSPITGSTFTVKGMKSMAMYWVRVIALNEGGSGEPCELDNYVLAMPPPVRPRFTNSKIKSLVVVRAGNSARFNVDYEASPWPEVKWLKDGVPISKRVTISNTEGASQLLLPSAERSDTGVFTVMIKNIVGQESFSVEIRVTDEPKPPGPVELDEKVPGTVTVSWEGSPDEKRDDRLYYVVTKRDSTKPTWCTVADRIFNNRFTACNIVPGREYQFRVYAKNDIGSSKPSSSAKWSISTKKVKFTLSESESKACTLERTPKFLVPLKKHNAPQGYECYMTCAVRGEPTPRVTWLRDNISLHTNTNYLISNTCGVCSLLVLTVGPKDSGEYKVIAENQLGRAECSTNLTVKD, from the exons ATGATGAAGAAGTCCAAAATCGCTGACCAGACTGCCGCCGGCCAGGGGG TCGACGTTTCCGATGACGCCCAGCCCTGTGAAAGAG GCATTAAGAAGAAGTCCAAGGTGCCCGGGGTGATGATCACCCAGTTCCAGGAGGAGCTGCCTGAGGACGCCACCACCCCGGACTTCACCCGCAAGCCCATCGCCCTGACCATACAGGAGG GTAAACTCGCCGTGTTCAAAGCCAAAGTGATCGGGAACCCGACCCCCAAGGTCAGCTGGGGCCGGGCCAACGGCGAGATCGTCTTCCACCCGGAGACCTGTCAGCAGAAGTTCGACGAGGTGTCCGGCGAGCACACCCTCGAG TTTAACAAGGTGGACCCGGACGATGCAGACACCTACAAGTGTTTCGCCACCAACGACTACGGCCGGGCAGTGTGCACCGTGCTACTGAACGTCATAGAGG TTGGATTCCGTAAGAAAAAGGAACAAAAAGTGGAAG AGCCCTCAGAACTCAGAAAACAACTGAAGAAACG AAAGCCCGATGGGACCCGCGAGGAGAAGCCCATGGATAACGAGGAGAAGGTGTGGGAGATCCTGCTCAGTGCCGATAAGAAAGACTACGAGAGCATCTGCATCGAGTACGGCATCACCAACTTCCGCGGCATGCTGACGAGGCTGAACGAgatgaggaaggagaaggaggccgAGGTGGCTCAG TTTGTGTCGCACATCAGCACTCTGAAACACATTGACGTCAAGGACAATGACTGTGCCACCATTGAGATCGACATGGACCTCAAAGACCCCAACAGCAAGGTCTTCCTCTACAAG GATGGAATCATGGTTCCCTTCACCACGGAGCTGGGTGAAGAGCTGAAGCACAGTTTGAAACGGATTGGAAAGAAGTACGTTTTCTCCATAAAGAAACTGGGGTCAGAAGACGCTGGACTTTACTCGGTGGACGTCGGGGGTGTCAATGTTTTCTCCACTGAATTTAAAG TCCCTGACGTCAGCTTTGCGGTCAAAATCCAAGAGGTGAAGGCCGTTGAGAGGGAGAACGCTCAGTTCCAGTGTGTTCTGACCGCTCCCATGAACGAGATCAAATGGTTCGGGAAGTCCGCCCCGCTCGAAGACGGGGAGAAGTTCCAGATCCTGGTGTCGGAGGACAAGCTAATCCACAAGCTGATTGTGAGGGACGTCATGCCTTTGGACGGGGGCATCTACGCAGCGGTGGCAGGGATCAAGTCCTGCAACACGTTTCTGATCGTGGAGG CCGATAAAGATCCCGCCGGCAAGGGGAAGAAGGGCGCGCGCAAGGACACAGTGGCGGGCGGCGGCAACGACGAGGAGCTGATGAAGATCGCCAAGGACCAACAGGCCAAGTACGAGAAGGAGATGGCAGAGAAGCTGGTGGCCGCCAAGAAGGCCAAAGAGGAGTGGGAGGCCCAGCAGGTGGTGGACAAGGTCCAGGCTAAAGCAGACGCTGAGGCcagagccgccgccgccaaggccaggggaggggctggtggagccggtggtgatggtgctgtagacgctactggtggtggtggaactggagttggaggtggagctgggggtggtgctggaggtggagcaggaggtggagctggaggagctggag gaggtggagctggaggagcaggag caggtggaggcgACGGAAAGGGAGGCGATGGAGGTGATGAAGACGGCGATGAAGAAGGggcggagggggaaggaggcaaGCGTAAGAAACGTGTCAGAGACGCCCCCCTGATCCCGGAGACAGTCGTAG GCGATGAGGCTCCGGGGGCCGGAGACGGAtctccggggggggggaagccCCCCCGCAAGGGGAAGCAATCAGCGGGGGGATCGCAGGACCCATTGATCCCAGAGACAGTGGTCG ATCCAGGGGTTCACTTCCACGCTGGGCTTTCCGACGTTAAAGCTATCATCGGAGAACCAGCAGAAATCGAGTGCAAAGTGAGCAGCGAAGAATGTGAAGGATTCTGGTAcaaggatggagaggag ATTACGTCAAATGAGGATTTAACCATCTCTAAAGACGGAAGTTTCCACAGACTGAAGATCAGTAAGGTCACGGAGGAGACGAGCGGGACGTATCGCTTTGAGGCCGACGGCCGCAAGACCGAAGCGGTCATCAGTGTTGAAG ATCCGCCCAGATTCAGCGCAGAGGACATCGAGGCCTTCAAGGCCCCCGTCACGGTGAAGAAGGGGCAGAAGGCCACCTTCAAGGTGCCCCACTTGGGCCGCGAGCCTGTGAAGATCCAGTGGTACTTGGACGGGGAGGAGCTGTCGGACCAGTCCAACATCCGCATCGACAACAGCGAGGGCGAGTGCCGCCTGAACCTCATCAAGCTGCAGCGCAAGGACAGCGGCGAGGTCAAGATCAAGCTGAAGAACGAGTTCGGGAGCATCGAGGCCTACAGCGAGCTGGTGGTTCTGG ACCGGCCCACACCGCCCATGGGGCCGCTGGAGATCGTGGAGGCCTCGTCCTCCGCCGTCGAGGTCAAGTGGAGGGCGCCCAAGGACGCCGGCGGCTGCAAGATCGACAACTACATCGTGGAGCGCCAGCAGGTGGGCCGCAACACCTGGAAGAAGCTGGGCCCTATCGGACCGGAGGCCCAGTACCGGGACATCGACGTGGAGCACGGCCGACGCTACTGCTACCGCTTCCGCGTGGAGACCGAGATGGGCGTCAGCGAGGTCATGGAGAGCGAGGACGTCCAGGCCGGCACTAAAG CATACCCTGGGCCCCCCTCGGCACCCAAGGTGGTCAGTGCCTTCAAGGACTGCATCAACCTGACCTGGGTCGCCCCGGGCAACACGGGGGGCACCAGTATCCTGGGCTACAACGTGGAGAAGCGCAAGAAGGGGAGCAACCTGTGGGGGGCCGTCAACCCCCCCGACCAGCTGGTCAAAG GGAAGAGCTTTGGAGTCAAAGAGGTGAACGAGGGACTGGAGTACGAGTTCCGCGTGGCCGCCGTCAACGACTCCGGGGCCGGAGAATTCGGCAACCCGTCAGAGTTCGTATTCGCCAGGGACCCCAAAA AGCCGCCCGGTAAGGTCATCGACATGAAGGTGACGGactcctcctacaccaccttGTGTCTGTCCTGGACCAACCCCAAAGACCTCCCCGGGGAGCAGGACGAGGCCAAGGCCTTCTGGGTGGAGATGCGGCCCGCAGAGTGCCCCGAGTGGGAGCGCTGCAACATGAGCCCCATCACCGGCTCCACCTTCACCGTGAAGGGCATGAAGTCCATGGCCATGTACTGGGTCAGGGTCATCGCCTTGAACGAGGGGGGCAGCGGAGAGCCCTGCGAACTGGACAACTACGTCCTGGCCATGCCCCCGCCGG TGAGGCCGCGGTTCACCAACTCCAAGATCAAGAGTTTGGTGGTGGTGCGGGCGGGAAACTCTGCGCGCTTCAACGTCGACTACGAG GCGTCTCCCTGGCCCGAGGTGAAGTGGCTGAAGGATGGGGTGCCTATCTCCAAGAGGGTAACCATTAGCAACACAGAGGGAGCCtcgcagctcctcctcccctccgcgGAGCGGTCCGACACGGGCGTGTTCACCGTCATGATCAAGAACATCGTCGGCCAGGAGTCCTTCAGCGTGGAGATCAGAGTCACAG acgaaCCCAAGCCCCCGGGCCCGGTGGAGCTGGACGAGAAAGTCCCCGGGACGGTGACCGTGTCCTGGGAGGGGTCCCCGGACGAGAAGAGGGACGACCGGCTGTACTACGTGGTCACCAAGCGGGACTCCACCAAGCCCACGTGGTGCACAGTGGCCGACCGCATCTTCAACAACCGCTTCACCGCCTGCAACATCGTGCCGGGCCGCGAGTACCAGTTCAGGGTGTACGCCAAGAACGACATCGGCTCCTCCAAGCCCTCCAGCAGTGCCAAGTGGTCCATCAGCACCAAGAAAG TGAAGTTCACGCTGAGCGAGTCCGAGAGCAAGGCGTGCACCCTGGAGCGCACGCCCAAGTTCCTGGTGCCCCTGAAGAAGCACAACGCGCCCCAGGGCTACGAGTGCTACATGACCTGCGCCGTGCGCGGCGAGCCCACCCCACGCGTCACCTGGCTGCGCGACAACATCAGCCTCCACACCAACACCAACTACCTGATCTCCAACACCTGCGGCGTGTGCTCCCTGCTCGTACTCACGGTGGGGCCGAAGGACTCCGGGGAGTACAAGGTGATCGCCGAGAACCAACTAGGCAGGGCGGAGTGCAGCACCAACCTCACCGTCAAAG ATTAA
- the LOC132471304 gene encoding immunoglobulin-like and fibronectin type III domain-containing protein 1 isoform X5, which translates to MMKKSKIADQTAAGQGVDVSDDAQPCERGIKKKSKVPGVMITQFQEELPEDATTPDFTRKPIALTIQEGKLAVFKAKVIGNPTPKVSWGRANGEIVFHPETCQQKFDEVSGEHTLEFNKVDPDDADTYKCFATNDYGRAVCTVLLNVIEVGFRKKKEQKVEEPSELRKQLKKRKPDGTREEKPMDNEEKVWEILLSADKKDYESICIEYGITNFRGMLTRLNEMRKEKEAEVAQFVSHISTLKHIDVKDNDCATIEIDMDLKDPNSKVFLYKDGIMVPFTTELGEELKHSLKRIGKKYVFSIKKLGSEDAGLYSVDVGGVNVFSTEFKVPDVSFAVKIQEVKAVERENAQFQCVLTAPMNEIKWFGKSAPLEDGEKFQILVSEDKLIHKLIVRDVMPLDGGIYAAVAGIKSCNTFLIVEADKDPAGKGKKGARKDTVAGGGNDEELMKIAKDQQAKYEKEMAEKLVAAKKAKEEWEAQQVVDKVQAKADAEARAAAAKARGGAGGAGGDGAVDATGGGGTGVGGGAGGGAGGGAGGGAGGAGGGAGGAGGAGGGDGKGGDGGDEDGDEEGAEGEGGKRKKRVRDAPLIPETVVGDEAPGAGDGSPGGGKPPRKGKQSAGGSQDPLIPETVVDPGVHFHAGLSDVKAIIGEPAEIECKVSSEECEGFWYKDGEEITSNEDLTISKDGSFHRLKISKVTEETSGTYRFEADGRKTEAVISVEDPPRFSAEDIEAFKAPVTVKKGQKATFKVPHLGREPVKIQWYLDGEELSDQSNIRIDNSEGECRLNLIKLQRKDSGEVKIKLKNEFGSIEAYSELVVLDRPTPPMGPLEIVEASSSAVEVKWRAPKDAGGCKIDNYIVERQQVGRNTWKKLGPIGPEAQYRDIDVEHGRRYCYRFRVETEMGVSEVMESEDVQAGTKAYPGPPSAPKVVSAFKDCINLTWVAPGNTGGTSILGYNVEKRKKGSNLWGAVNPPDQLVKGKSFGVKEVNEGLEYEFRVAAVNDSGAGEFGNPSEFVFARDPKKPPGKVIDMKVTDSSYTTLCLSWTNPKDLPGEQDEAKAFWVEMRPAECPEWERCNMSPITGSTFTVKGMKSMAMYWVRVIALNEGGSGEPCELDNYVLAMPPPVRPRFTNSKIKSLVVVRAGNSARFNVDYEASPWPEVKWLKDGVPISKRVTISNTEGASQLLLPSAERSDTGVFTVMIKNIVGQESFSVEIRVTDEPKPPGPVELDEKVPGTVTVSWEGSPDEKRDDRLYYVVTKRDSTKPTWCTVADRIFNNRFTACNIVPGREYQFRVYAKNDIGSSKPSSSAKWSISTKKVKFTLSESESKACTLERTPKFLVPLKKHNAPQGYECYMTCAVRGEPTPRVTWLRDNISLHTNTNYLISNTCGVCSLLVLTVGPKDSGEYKVIAENQLGRAECSTNLTVKD; encoded by the exons ATGATGAAGAAGTCCAAAATCGCTGACCAGACTGCCGCCGGCCAGGGGG TCGACGTTTCCGATGACGCCCAGCCCTGTGAAAGAG GCATTAAGAAGAAGTCCAAGGTGCCCGGGGTGATGATCACCCAGTTCCAGGAGGAGCTGCCTGAGGACGCCACCACCCCGGACTTCACCCGCAAGCCCATCGCCCTGACCATACAGGAGG GTAAACTCGCCGTGTTCAAAGCCAAAGTGATCGGGAACCCGACCCCCAAGGTCAGCTGGGGCCGGGCCAACGGCGAGATCGTCTTCCACCCGGAGACCTGTCAGCAGAAGTTCGACGAGGTGTCCGGCGAGCACACCCTCGAG TTTAACAAGGTGGACCCGGACGATGCAGACACCTACAAGTGTTTCGCCACCAACGACTACGGCCGGGCAGTGTGCACCGTGCTACTGAACGTCATAGAGG TTGGATTCCGTAAGAAAAAGGAACAAAAAGTGGAAG AGCCCTCAGAACTCAGAAAACAACTGAAGAAACG AAAGCCCGATGGGACCCGCGAGGAGAAGCCCATGGATAACGAGGAGAAGGTGTGGGAGATCCTGCTCAGTGCCGATAAGAAAGACTACGAGAGCATCTGCATCGAGTACGGCATCACCAACTTCCGCGGCATGCTGACGAGGCTGAACGAgatgaggaaggagaaggaggccgAGGTGGCTCAG TTTGTGTCGCACATCAGCACTCTGAAACACATTGACGTCAAGGACAATGACTGTGCCACCATTGAGATCGACATGGACCTCAAAGACCCCAACAGCAAGGTCTTCCTCTACAAG GATGGAATCATGGTTCCCTTCACCACGGAGCTGGGTGAAGAGCTGAAGCACAGTTTGAAACGGATTGGAAAGAAGTACGTTTTCTCCATAAAGAAACTGGGGTCAGAAGACGCTGGACTTTACTCGGTGGACGTCGGGGGTGTCAATGTTTTCTCCACTGAATTTAAAG TCCCTGACGTCAGCTTTGCGGTCAAAATCCAAGAGGTGAAGGCCGTTGAGAGGGAGAACGCTCAGTTCCAGTGTGTTCTGACCGCTCCCATGAACGAGATCAAATGGTTCGGGAAGTCCGCCCCGCTCGAAGACGGGGAGAAGTTCCAGATCCTGGTGTCGGAGGACAAGCTAATCCACAAGCTGATTGTGAGGGACGTCATGCCTTTGGACGGGGGCATCTACGCAGCGGTGGCAGGGATCAAGTCCTGCAACACGTTTCTGATCGTGGAGG CCGATAAAGATCCCGCCGGCAAGGGGAAGAAGGGCGCGCGCAAGGACACAGTGGCGGGCGGCGGCAACGACGAGGAGCTGATGAAGATCGCCAAGGACCAACAGGCCAAGTACGAGAAGGAGATGGCAGAGAAGCTGGTGGCCGCCAAGAAGGCCAAAGAGGAGTGGGAGGCCCAGCAGGTGGTGGACAAGGTCCAGGCTAAAGCAGACGCTGAGGCcagagccgccgccgccaaggccaggggaggggctggtggagccggtggtgatggtgctgtagacgctactggtggtggtggaactggagttggaggtggagctgggggtggtgctggaggtggagcaggaggtggagctggaggagctggaggtggagctggaggagcaggag gagcaggtggaggcgACGGAAAGGGAGGCGATGGAGGTGATGAAGACGGCGATGAAGAAGGggcggagggggaaggaggcaaGCGTAAGAAACGTGTCAGAGACGCCCCCCTGATCCCGGAGACAGTCGTAG GCGATGAGGCTCCGGGGGCCGGAGACGGAtctccggggggggggaagccCCCCCGCAAGGGGAAGCAATCAGCGGGGGGATCGCAGGACCCATTGATCCCAGAGACAGTGGTCG ATCCAGGGGTTCACTTCCACGCTGGGCTTTCCGACGTTAAAGCTATCATCGGAGAACCAGCAGAAATCGAGTGCAAAGTGAGCAGCGAAGAATGTGAAGGATTCTGGTAcaaggatggagaggag ATTACGTCAAATGAGGATTTAACCATCTCTAAAGACGGAAGTTTCCACAGACTGAAGATCAGTAAGGTCACGGAGGAGACGAGCGGGACGTATCGCTTTGAGGCCGACGGCCGCAAGACCGAAGCGGTCATCAGTGTTGAAG ATCCGCCCAGATTCAGCGCAGAGGACATCGAGGCCTTCAAGGCCCCCGTCACGGTGAAGAAGGGGCAGAAGGCCACCTTCAAGGTGCCCCACTTGGGCCGCGAGCCTGTGAAGATCCAGTGGTACTTGGACGGGGAGGAGCTGTCGGACCAGTCCAACATCCGCATCGACAACAGCGAGGGCGAGTGCCGCCTGAACCTCATCAAGCTGCAGCGCAAGGACAGCGGCGAGGTCAAGATCAAGCTGAAGAACGAGTTCGGGAGCATCGAGGCCTACAGCGAGCTGGTGGTTCTGG ACCGGCCCACACCGCCCATGGGGCCGCTGGAGATCGTGGAGGCCTCGTCCTCCGCCGTCGAGGTCAAGTGGAGGGCGCCCAAGGACGCCGGCGGCTGCAAGATCGACAACTACATCGTGGAGCGCCAGCAGGTGGGCCGCAACACCTGGAAGAAGCTGGGCCCTATCGGACCGGAGGCCCAGTACCGGGACATCGACGTGGAGCACGGCCGACGCTACTGCTACCGCTTCCGCGTGGAGACCGAGATGGGCGTCAGCGAGGTCATGGAGAGCGAGGACGTCCAGGCCGGCACTAAAG CATACCCTGGGCCCCCCTCGGCACCCAAGGTGGTCAGTGCCTTCAAGGACTGCATCAACCTGACCTGGGTCGCCCCGGGCAACACGGGGGGCACCAGTATCCTGGGCTACAACGTGGAGAAGCGCAAGAAGGGGAGCAACCTGTGGGGGGCCGTCAACCCCCCCGACCAGCTGGTCAAAG GGAAGAGCTTTGGAGTCAAAGAGGTGAACGAGGGACTGGAGTACGAGTTCCGCGTGGCCGCCGTCAACGACTCCGGGGCCGGAGAATTCGGCAACCCGTCAGAGTTCGTATTCGCCAGGGACCCCAAAA AGCCGCCCGGTAAGGTCATCGACATGAAGGTGACGGactcctcctacaccaccttGTGTCTGTCCTGGACCAACCCCAAAGACCTCCCCGGGGAGCAGGACGAGGCCAAGGCCTTCTGGGTGGAGATGCGGCCCGCAGAGTGCCCCGAGTGGGAGCGCTGCAACATGAGCCCCATCACCGGCTCCACCTTCACCGTGAAGGGCATGAAGTCCATGGCCATGTACTGGGTCAGGGTCATCGCCTTGAACGAGGGGGGCAGCGGAGAGCCCTGCGAACTGGACAACTACGTCCTGGCCATGCCCCCGCCGG TGAGGCCGCGGTTCACCAACTCCAAGATCAAGAGTTTGGTGGTGGTGCGGGCGGGAAACTCTGCGCGCTTCAACGTCGACTACGAG GCGTCTCCCTGGCCCGAGGTGAAGTGGCTGAAGGATGGGGTGCCTATCTCCAAGAGGGTAACCATTAGCAACACAGAGGGAGCCtcgcagctcctcctcccctccgcgGAGCGGTCCGACACGGGCGTGTTCACCGTCATGATCAAGAACATCGTCGGCCAGGAGTCCTTCAGCGTGGAGATCAGAGTCACAG acgaaCCCAAGCCCCCGGGCCCGGTGGAGCTGGACGAGAAAGTCCCCGGGACGGTGACCGTGTCCTGGGAGGGGTCCCCGGACGAGAAGAGGGACGACCGGCTGTACTACGTGGTCACCAAGCGGGACTCCACCAAGCCCACGTGGTGCACAGTGGCCGACCGCATCTTCAACAACCGCTTCACCGCCTGCAACATCGTGCCGGGCCGCGAGTACCAGTTCAGGGTGTACGCCAAGAACGACATCGGCTCCTCCAAGCCCTCCAGCAGTGCCAAGTGGTCCATCAGCACCAAGAAAG TGAAGTTCACGCTGAGCGAGTCCGAGAGCAAGGCGTGCACCCTGGAGCGCACGCCCAAGTTCCTGGTGCCCCTGAAGAAGCACAACGCGCCCCAGGGCTACGAGTGCTACATGACCTGCGCCGTGCGCGGCGAGCCCACCCCACGCGTCACCTGGCTGCGCGACAACATCAGCCTCCACACCAACACCAACTACCTGATCTCCAACACCTGCGGCGTGTGCTCCCTGCTCGTACTCACGGTGGGGCCGAAGGACTCCGGGGAGTACAAGGTGATCGCCGAGAACCAACTAGGCAGGGCGGAGTGCAGCACCAACCTCACCGTCAAAG ATTAA